A window of the Lactobacillus amylovorus DSM 20531 genome harbors these coding sequences:
- a CDS encoding energy-coupling factor transporter ATPase → MTISNAIEFKDVTFTYPESKAPVLKKINFKVKKGSWTALIGHNGSGKSTISKLINGLLLPDKDSGSVITVSGMNLNSENVWDIREKVGIVFQNPDNQFVGATVGDDVAFGLENRGVPRDQMVQTVKKVLSDVGMLDYIDAEPANLSGGQKQRVAIAGILAVEPEIIILDESTSMLDPSGRDQILKIIKRLMSEKNLTILSITHDIDEADMADNVIVLNEGKILAQASPTEIFSQTEMPRQIGLDIPFVDKLIYKLNQLGITIPKDVQTKDELKQYLCQLNSKK, encoded by the coding sequence ATGACAATTAGCAATGCTATTGAGTTTAAAGATGTGACATTTACATATCCAGAATCTAAAGCACCTGTCCTTAAGAAAATTAATTTTAAAGTAAAAAAAGGTTCATGGACAGCTTTAATAGGCCATAATGGGAGTGGTAAATCCACAATTTCCAAGTTGATTAATGGTTTACTTTTACCTGATAAGGACTCTGGCAGTGTAATTACTGTTTCCGGAATGAATCTAAATTCAGAAAATGTTTGGGACATTAGAGAAAAAGTTGGTATAGTTTTTCAAAATCCGGATAATCAATTTGTTGGAGCTACAGTTGGTGACGATGTAGCATTTGGATTAGAAAATCGTGGTGTTCCTAGGGACCAGATGGTACAGACCGTTAAAAAGGTATTATCTGATGTGGGAATGCTGGATTATATTGATGCTGAACCTGCCAATTTATCTGGTGGTCAAAAGCAAAGAGTAGCTATTGCAGGTATTCTTGCTGTTGAACCAGAGATTATTATCTTGGATGAATCGACGTCAATGCTAGACCCCAGCGGTAGAGACCAAATATTAAAGATAATTAAACGCTTAATGTCAGAAAAAAATTTAACCATTCTCTCTATTACGCATGATATCGATGAAGCTGATATGGCAGATAATGTCATTGTGCTAAATGAAGGGAAAATATTGGCACAAGCATCGCCAACAGAAATTTTCAGTCAAACAGAAATGCCGCGGCAAATTGGATTAGATATTCCTTTTGTAGATAAATTGATATATAAATTAAATCAATTAGGCATTACAATACCAAAAGATGTACAAACGAAAGATGAGTTGAAACAGTACTTATGTCAATTAAATTCGAAAAAGTAG
- the rplQ gene encoding 50S ribosomal protein L17: protein MAYRKLGRDSAHRKAMLREMTTQLIMNERIVTTETRAKEVRKTAEKMITLGKRGDLASRRKAAAFVRDEVADIHEEKDTVVVKSALQKLFSDVAPRYKDRNGGYTRILKLAVPRKGDAAPMVILELV, encoded by the coding sequence ATGGCATACCGTAAATTAGGTCGCGATAGTGCTCACAGAAAAGCAATGCTAAGAGAAATGACTACTCAATTAATCATGAACGAACGCATTGTTACTACTGAAACTCGTGCTAAAGAAGTTCGCAAGACTGCCGAAAAGATGATCACTTTAGGTAAGCGCGGCGATTTAGCTTCAAGAAGAAAGGCTGCAGCATTTGTACGTGACGAAGTTGCAGATATCCACGAAGAAAAGGATACTGTAGTTGTTAAGTCAGCATTGCAAAAGCTTTTCAGCGATGTAGCACCTCGTTACAAAGACCGTAATGGTGGTTACACTAGAATTTTGAAGTTAGCAGTTCCTCGTAAAGGTGACGCTGCTCCAATGGTTATTCTTGAATTAGTCTAG